Below is a window of Moraxella nasibovis DNA.
CCATCTGCCGCATGACCATCGCCATGTCTTGTGTTGATGCGCTGTATAGAACGGTCAGCCCGATAAAACAAATCGCCAAAAGCAGCATCGTCAGCCACGGATCGATGTGCAGACGCTGCCAAAGCGTCGGTTCAAGGTCTCGTCTTAGATGATGGCTTTGGCGTGAAAATCGATATTGCTGACTGGTCATGACATCGCTTGCTTGATTTAGAATTGGGGCGAAAGACGGATTAAAAAACTTGATAGTTTAACCGATATTGGTGAAATTTGATAGTGCTTTGTGCATTTTTATACGGTTTTTGCGTCTCTGTCTGGTGTGGCTGTTCTTGGCTTGGTCGAGCTTTGGCAGTTGCTGCTGAGGCAAATCTGCCGATGGATGACTTTGATGGTCATTGATGGTCAAAATTGATAAAATATTAAAAATACCCTACAATAATGGCGATGATTCATCGTATTTTATCCAAAAAATCTTTGCTCTTAAAATCTGGAATGACCATGACAGCACCTCAAAACAATGCTTTTTGCAAACTGCCTCATAAAAACACAGCTTGGCACTCATCAAGGCTGAATCGATATGGCGGTCTTATTAGGGTGTCTGTCATGGCATCTGCGGCTGTATGGCTGGCGGCGTGCGCCTCCACAGCTGTACCACCAAGCTCAAACAAGCCCCAGACTCAAACGACCACAAGCAAGCCTGAGCGCCAAAACCCCGCGCGCCAAACAGCAGCACCCAAGCAGGTGAATGTCTATCATGGAGATCATCACGACCACGACCACGCAAGCTTGCATACGATGGGTGCGGATGTCGGAACTCGGGCGCATTTTACCGCTTGGCTTTCGGCACGCCCGCATCAGGCGGCAGAAGTGGCAGGCTATGAGCGTTATTTGACAAGTCGAGTGGGTACAGGCAAAGTGCCGCCCATGCATGAGCTTTTGACGACGGCACGCTCATGGCAAGCGTGCGGACATGAGCCTTATGAAGTGCCGCCCAGAGCGCTCTGGGATGCGATGATTCCTACCATCATGCTATTCAATGATTTAAAAGCTCGTGGCGTGCTGCCAGCAGGCACACACATTCGTTCGGTGTATCGCAGCCCTGAACTCAATCGCTGTGCAGGCGGTGCGGTAAGTAGCAAGCACATGACCAATGGTGCGATGGACATCTGGGTGCCAAGCATCGACATGGGCAGTCATGAGATGTTTAATTTGCAAAATCGGCTGTGCGAATACTGGCTGTATGAAGGCAGGGGGCGTGACTTTGGTCTTGGGCTTTATGCCACAGGTGCAATCCATTTGGACACACAAGGCTACCGCAAATGGGGTGCGCAATTTTCCGAAAGTCACTCCATCTGCCGCATTTCACCGCCAAAGCAGGAAAATCTGTGATGACTCATACGGTCAACTTCATTCAGCAGGTTAATATTTTACAAGGGCTTGGCGTGACACATTGGGTGCAAAAAAGCACACCAACCATCATGCTCAATCATCGCACCGACCGCTTTGCTGACTTTGATGTCGATGGCGCGGACATTAAGGTGTCAGACGCCATGCCAGATACTGCCGATGCGACAAGACTTGTAAAGTCTGATTTGAATGACGCCAGCCCAAGCGACGAGAGAGGCGCTGATGGGCAAACGCAGCCGTCAAAGATGGTGGGTGAGGGCAAGGCCGACAGTGATGATGCCCAAAAAGCGTTCAATGCCAATGAATTTCATGTGCAGCCTGAGCGTGGTCTTGGGGGTGATGCTGATAGCTTTGATGTCAATGCTGACATAAGGTACGAGCTTGAAGGCGTGCGAGCGGGTGAGTGGATACTCGTGGCGGATGTGGCGCAGATGAACACGAACGAGCAGTCGATTTGGCTGTCGTTAAAGTCGGCGTTGGTGACTTGGGCAGATCAGCATGGGCGACCTTGTGGCGAGCACCGCCTGAGCTATCCGATGAGTGATGAGCTGCCAGGCTCGCCTGATCTTGCACAAAAATGCTTAGATGGCTTTGTCGTGTATTTGCAGATGCTTGATGCATTTACCCAAAAAGTAGCATTTTTGAATGATGTGCCAGACGGAGTGGACTATTTTGGAGAAGTGGTCGATTTGCCAAGTTTAAAGCAGATGGCTCATGATGTTACATTTAAGAAAGTACTTTGGCAACAGGTGGCGGTGGCTTGAATGCACCTTGAATGTGACAAAATCAATCATCGTGCATGACATGCGCTTTATATCATGACGATGTTTGGTTTTTGATGTTTATTGTGACATTCGTGCCAAATCAAATGGCGGGCATGAGTCACCCGACTAAGCTGACCCCTGCGCCAGACAGTTTGCTTGCACCATTGGCGCCTTTATGCACGATGATTTGCGTGCCGATGCGCTCTTTGAGACTGGCGACATGAGAGATGATGCCGATCATCCTACCTTCTTCTTGCAGGGCATCTAGCGTGGCAAGTGCGATGTCGAGAATCTCCTCATCGAGCGTGCCAAACCCTTCATCCAAAAATAACGAGTCAATGCGAATGTTTTCGCTGCTCATCATCGACAAACCCAGCGCCAAAGATAGGCTGATGATAAAGCTTTCACCGCCAGACAGATTTTTGGTGCTGCGCTCCTCGCTGCCTTGCTGTGTGTCTATGATATTGATTTCTAAGAGTTTATTGTCATCGCTGGCATGGCATAAAATATAGCGTTCGCTCATGCGTGCCAGCACTTGATTGGCATAAAACAGCATGGCTTCTAGCGTCAAACCCTGCACAAAATTGCGGTACTTTTTGCCCTCTTTTGAGCCGATGAGTTCATTTAGCTTAGCCCAGACTTCGATGTCTTTGGTTTTTTGTTGAATCTGAGCGCGCAATGCGGCTTGTTTGCTGCGTTCTTGGGCGGCGTGGTCTAGGATTTGTTGGTTTTTACCTAAGTTTTGTAGAAGGTTTCGCTGAGAGTGTTGTAAGGCGTTTCTTTGGGCTGTCAGATCATCGGCATTTAGCTTGGCGGTGGATGGCATCAGTGCTGCCAGCAGTTCTTGCTCTTGCTCCAGATTTTCTTTGGTTTTGCTGATGGCGTATTGTAGCGTTTGCGATTGTTCTTGTAGGCGCTGTCTGTCCTCATCGCTTAGGCGCGCCGCCAAAAATTGTGCCTCATCAAGAAAGCCTTTTGCCAATAAAGCGCCGCCAAAATCCTGCCAAGACTCATCAAAACTTGTGCGTAATTTGTCCAGCTGACGACTCGTCTCCGACAGCCTGTCGCCAAGTGAAGTGAGTGCACTTTGATGCAAAGTGTGCGCCTCTGTACTTTGAGTCAGTAAATTAGTGGCAAGTTTGATGCGCTGTTTTAGAGCGCTTTCTTCATCATCGACGATTTTTTGACCAAATAAATCTTGTCTTTGACTTTGTAGCTTGTGCGTCTTTTGCAAGATGTCGTCAAGCTTTTGTGCGGTGCTGTCTTGTAGCTGCGACAAGCGCTCTTGGTCTTTTTGATGATTGCTAAGATGAATGGCGATGTTATCCAAAGTGCGTTCAAGCGCTTGTCTGGTATGATGTGCCTGTTGAGATGCTTGATGAATCACACTTAATTTATTAATATTGTCTAAAATATCTTTATAAAAATCGTCATACGGTATTGACG
It encodes the following:
- a CDS encoding D-Ala-D-Ala carboxypeptidase family metallohydrolase; this encodes MASAAVWLAACASTAVPPSSNKPQTQTTTSKPERQNPARQTAAPKQVNVYHGDHHDHDHASLHTMGADVGTRAHFTAWLSARPHQAAEVAGYERYLTSRVGTGKVPPMHELLTTARSWQACGHEPYEVPPRALWDAMIPTIMLFNDLKARGVLPAGTHIRSVYRSPELNRCAGGAVSSKHMTNGAMDIWVPSIDMGSHEMFNLQNRLCEYWLYEGRGRDFGLGLYATGAIHLDTQGYRKWGAQFSESHSICRISPPKQENL